A region from the Capra hircus breed San Clemente chromosome 9, ASM170441v1, whole genome shotgun sequence genome encodes:
- the RNF146 gene encoding E3 ubiquitin-protein ligase RNF146, with protein sequence MMAGCGEIDHSINMLPTNRKANESCSNTAPSLTVPECAICLQTCVHPVSLPCKHVFCYLCVKGASWLGKRCALCRQEIPEDFLDKPTLLSPEELKAASRGNGEYAWYYEGRNGWWQYDERTSRELEDAFSKGKKSTEMLIAGFLYVADLENMVQYRRNEHGRRRKIKRDIIDIPKKGVAGLRLDCDANTVNLARESSADGADSVPAQSGASVQSSSVRPLTSVDGQLTSPATPSPDASASLEDSFAHLQLGGDSIAERSHRGEGEEEHESPSSGRVPAPDTSIEETESDASSDSEDVSAFVAQHSLTQQRLLVPNPNQTVSDRSGTDRSVAAGGTVSVRSRRPDGQCTVTEV encoded by the exons AT gATGGCTGGCTGTGGAGAAATTGATCACTCTATAAACATGCTTCCTACGAACAGGAAAGCAAATGAGTCCTGTTCTAATACTGCACCTTCTCTAACTGTCCCTGAATGTGCCATTTGTCTGCAGACATGTGTTCACCCAGTCAGTCTGCCTTGTAAGCATGTTTTCTGCTATCTATGTGTGAAGGGAGCTTCATGGCTTGGAAAGCGATGTGCCCTCTGTCGACAAGAAATTCCCGAAGATTTCCTTGATAAGCCAACGTTGTTGTCACCAGAAGAACTCAAGGCAGCAAGTAGAGGAAACGGTGAATATGCTTGGTATTATGAAGGAAGAAATGGGTGGTGGCAGTATGACGAGCGCACTAGCAGAGAGCTGGAAGATGCTTTTTCCAAAGGTAAAAAGAGCACTGAAATGTTGATTGCCGGGTTTCTGTATGTTGCCGATCTTGAAAATATGGTACAGTATAGGAGAAACGAACATGGACGTCGCAGGAAGATCAAGCGGGATATAATAGATATACCAAAGAAAGGAGTAGCCGGACTTAGGCTGGACTGTGATGCTAATACCGTAAACCTAGCGAGAGAGAGCTCTGCTGACGGAGCGGACAGTGTACCGGCTCAGAGTGGAGCTTCTGTTCAGTCGTCGTCTGTGAGGCCCCTGACGTCAGTAGATGGTCAGCTAACAAGCCCTGCCACGCCATCCCCTGATGCAAGCGCTTCTCTGGAAGACTCTTTTGCACATTTACAACTTGGTGGAGACAGCATAGCGGAAAGGAGTCAtagaggggaaggagaagaagagcaTGAATCACCATCTTCAGGCAGGGTGCCAGCACCAGACACTTCGATTGAAGAAACCGAATCCGATGCCAGTAGTGACAGTGAGGATGTATCTGCGTTTGTTGCACAACACTCCTTGACCCAACAGAGACTTCTGGTTCCTAATCCAAATCAGACAGTATCTGATCGATCAGGAACTGATCGATCAGTGGCAGCGGGTGGAACAGTGAGTGTCAGATCTCGAAGGCCTGATGGACAGTGCACAGTAACGGAAgtttaa